TCCAAGACCGCGATGTAGGTTGGGAGGAAAGAATGGCCGAGTTCAGGATCGCGCAGGATCTCATCGCGACAGAAAATGAAAAGCGGGCTGCGGCCTTGAAAGCCGATTACGAGGCGCTCGGCGCGACGCTCGCGCGCCGTGACGTCGATATCGAAGCAATCACCCGCAACGTGGCGGAGTTTTTCGTTGCCGTTCCCTCCTGGGGCGTCGGCACCGGGGGCACGCGCTTTGCCCGCTTTCCCGGCACCGGCGAACCGCGCGGCATCTTCGACAAGCTCGACGATTGCGCCGTCATCAACCAGCTGACGCGGGCGACCCCGAATGTCTCGCTGCATATTCCCTGGGACAAGGCGGATGCGCGGGAATTGAAGGCCAAGGGCGATGCGCTCGGACTCGGTTTCGATGCGATGAATTCGAACACCTTCTCCGATACGCCGGGACAGGCTCATTCCTACAAATACGGCTCGCTCAGCCACACCGATGCGGCAACGCGCGCGCAGGCGGTGGAGCACAATCTCGAATGCATCGAGATCGGCAAGGCGATCGGTTCCAAGGCGCTGACGGTCTGGATCGGCGACGGTTCGAACTTCCCGGGACAGAGCAATTTCACCAAGGCTTTCGAGCGCTACCTCGCCTCGATGGCTGACATTTACAAGGCGCTGCCCGATGATTGGAAGCTCTACTCCGAGCACAAGATGTACGAGCCGGCCTTCTATTCGACGATCGTACAGGATTGGGGTACCAACTACCTGATCGCCCAGACGCTCGGACCCAAGGCCTATTGCCTCGTCGACCTCGGTCATCATGCGCCGAACACCAACATCGAGATGATCGTCGCCCGCCTGATCCAGTTCGGCAAGCTCGGCGGATTCCACTTCAACGATTCCAAATATGGCGATGACGATCTCGATGCCGGCGCGATCGATCCCTACCGGCTGTTCCTCGTCTTCAACGAACTGGTGGATGCCGAACAGCGCGGCGTCAACGACTTCAATCCGGCCCATATGATCGACCAGTCGCACAATGTCACCGACCCGATCGAGAGCCTGATCAACAGCGCCAACGAAATCCGCCGCGCCTATGCGCAGGCGCTGCTCGTCGACCG
The nucleotide sequence above comes from Rhizobium sp. Pop5. Encoded proteins:
- the rhaI gene encoding L-rhamnose catabolism isomerase encodes the protein MAEFRIAQDLIATENEKRAAALKADYEALGATLARRDVDIEAITRNVAEFFVAVPSWGVGTGGTRFARFPGTGEPRGIFDKLDDCAVINQLTRATPNVSLHIPWDKADARELKAKGDALGLGFDAMNSNTFSDTPGQAHSYKYGSLSHTDAATRAQAVEHNLECIEIGKAIGSKALTVWIGDGSNFPGQSNFTKAFERYLASMADIYKALPDDWKLYSEHKMYEPAFYSTIVQDWGTNYLIAQTLGPKAYCLVDLGHHAPNTNIEMIVARLIQFGKLGGFHFNDSKYGDDDLDAGAIDPYRLFLVFNELVDAEQRGVNDFNPAHMIDQSHNVTDPIESLINSANEIRRAYAQALLVDRKALEGYQQDNDALMASETLKRAYRADVEPILAEARRRAGGAIDPIAAYRASGYRRQVAAERPASVAGGGGII